The Nitrospira sp. genome window below encodes:
- a CDS encoding inorganic pyrophosphatase has protein sequence MFKAHPWHGVSIGEEAPDVVTAYIEIVPTDTVKYEVDKRSGFLKVDRPQRFSNYCPVYYGLIPQTYSGERVADIFAKRARRKGMVGDGDPLDICVLSEKSIPHSDILLTALPIGGFSLADGGEADDKIIAVMRDDAVYGNFTDISQCPITLLDRLRHYFLTYKSAPGATHHKVQITSVYGREETLKVIRAGHADYRAKYPELSSLWPKDL, from the coding sequence ATGTTCAAGGCCCACCCATGGCACGGTGTGTCCATCGGTGAGGAAGCCCCGGACGTGGTCACAGCCTACATCGAAATCGTTCCAACCGATACGGTGAAATACGAAGTTGATAAGCGCAGCGGCTTTCTGAAGGTAGATCGGCCACAGCGGTTCTCCAACTACTGTCCCGTCTATTACGGCCTCATTCCGCAGACGTATTCCGGAGAGCGAGTGGCCGACATCTTTGCCAAACGGGCTCGTCGCAAAGGTATGGTCGGGGACGGCGATCCGCTCGATATCTGCGTCTTGTCGGAGAAGAGCATCCCTCATAGCGACATACTCCTGACAGCACTGCCTATCGGCGGATTCAGTCTAGCTGACGGTGGTGAGGCTGATGACAAGATCATTGCTGTAATGCGAGACGACGCGGTCTATGGAAACTTCACGGATATTTCACAATGTCCGATTACTCTTCTGGATCGCCTCCGACATTATTTCCTCACCTATAAGAGTGCGCCGGGGGCGACTCATCACAAGGTGCAAATCACCAGCGTATACGGAAGAGAGGAGACACTGAAAGTCATCCGTGCCGGTCACGCCGACTATCGCGCGAAGTATCCAGAGCTGAGTTCCTTATGGCCGAAGGATCTGTAG
- a CDS encoding VOC family protein, protein MDQALALDDLMERMVTDYVERNRAAGVLKATLDETGVGFTPVIDHVTIRTLDIDRGAEPFVKLGYVYDETLQYDDWYAKVYRKSGYPALFVDQAYPDERGKTSIIPGWVNKFGDKVFHHVAVRVEDIEQAVARLKQNGVVFAGNIVGERGGHLRQIFSSPEMIDGQPFTVLELAERHRGYLGFLPPQADSLMKSSLGR, encoded by the coding sequence ATGGATCAAGCCCTTGCACTCGATGATCTCATGGAACGAATGGTAACCGATTACGTTGAGCGCAACCGTGCCGCCGGTGTTCTGAAGGCGACGCTCGACGAAACCGGCGTGGGCTTCACCCCGGTCATCGACCATGTCACCATCCGGACGCTTGATATCGATCGTGGGGCCGAACCCTTCGTCAAGCTGGGGTATGTCTATGATGAAACCCTGCAGTACGACGATTGGTATGCGAAGGTGTACCGCAAGTCTGGCTATCCGGCCCTCTTCGTCGACCAGGCCTACCCGGATGAGCGGGGCAAGACCAGCATTATTCCCGGCTGGGTCAATAAATTCGGCGACAAGGTCTTCCACCACGTCGCCGTGCGCGTCGAGGATATTGAGCAGGCCGTCGCCCGCTTGAAACAGAACGGCGTCGTGTTTGCCGGCAACATCGTGGGAGAGCGAGGCGGCCATCTCCGGCAGATCTTTTCTTCACCGGAAATGATCGACGGCCAACCCTTCACCGTATTGGAGTTGGCGGAGCGGCACCGAGGCTACCTCGGATTCCTGCCGCCTCAAGCCGACAGCCTCATGAAATCTTCCCTCGGCCGCTAG
- a CDS encoding AraC family transcriptional regulator, with protein sequence MDVLSEVLKAVRLDGGVFFNGEFSAPWCSREPDSGTMASYFPPGPKHVFIFHLVTEGQCYCRDEEGGRAVPLEAGDIVILPHGNAHLMGNGPPVTPIDNAPHLKQLFTEGGILTQSGGGGETTKLVCGYLTCDPQLSQVFLDGLPPIVKVHIRDSPSGKWLEDTFRFSVDHTEASAPGSTAVIAKLSELLFVEALRRYTAQLPESQTGWLAGVRDPKVGKALALLHKQPSHSWTIASLAEAVGLSRSVLADRFRHYLSDTPMGYLTRWRLQLAAQVLASTSKSVAEVAGEVGYESEPSFNRAFKREFGVPPARFRTQTRSSQRKN encoded by the coding sequence ATGGATGTGCTATCTGAAGTCCTGAAGGCGGTAAGGCTTGATGGAGGGGTCTTCTTCAACGGTGAATTCTCGGCTCCATGGTGTTCGCGTGAACCCGATTCAGGCACGATGGCGTCTTATTTTCCCCCTGGTCCCAAACATGTCTTCATCTTCCACCTGGTAACCGAAGGACAGTGCTACTGTCGTGATGAGGAAGGAGGCCGCGCTGTGCCCTTGGAAGCCGGCGATATCGTCATCCTTCCACATGGGAATGCGCACCTCATGGGCAACGGTCCTCCCGTCACCCCTATCGACAACGCACCACACCTGAAGCAGCTCTTCACTGAAGGCGGTATACTGACTCAATCGGGCGGTGGTGGAGAAACCACAAAACTGGTCTGTGGGTACCTCACCTGCGATCCACAACTGAGCCAAGTTTTCTTGGACGGTTTACCACCGATCGTCAAGGTCCATATTCGCGATAGCCCATCTGGGAAGTGGCTCGAGGATACCTTTCGTTTTTCCGTCGATCACACGGAAGCCTCTGCTCCAGGCAGCACTGCAGTCATCGCGAAACTATCCGAATTGCTGTTTGTAGAAGCATTACGACGATATACTGCACAGCTACCCGAATCTCAGACCGGCTGGCTCGCCGGTGTACGCGATCCAAAGGTGGGCAAGGCACTCGCTCTCTTGCATAAGCAGCCGTCTCACTCCTGGACAATTGCCTCGCTGGCCGAAGCCGTCGGCCTCTCACGTTCAGTGTTGGCAGACCGATTTCGACATTATCTGTCAGACACGCCGATGGGGTACCTGACTCGCTGGCGGTTGCAGCTTGCCGCTCAAGTGTTGGCGTCGACGTCCAAGAGCGTGGCCGAAGTGGCAGGCGAGGTGGGCTATGAATCGGAACCCTCCTTCAATCGCGCCTTTAAACGGGAGTTCGGGGTCCCTCCGGCGAGGTTCCGCACACAAACAAGATCCTCTCAACGTAAGAATTGA
- a CDS encoding aldo/keto reductase, translated as MPLTTYNHVSIPSFMYGTAWKKETTTGLVLQAVGAGFRAIDTANQLVHYDEARVGDALLRLSEQGIARDKLFLQTKFTPINGQDHRLPYDAQASITAQVQQSFASSLAHLHTDYLDSYVLHGPYSRRGLGAEDWEVWAAIESLYDASKTKMIGISNVSAEQLTLLCAKAKHKPMVVQNRCYAAFGWDKEVREVCQDNQIMYQGFSLLTANREVFGDQAIRTMAAKYQTGLAQIVFRFLQQVGMLPLTGTTNPQHMKEDLECEQFNLLPEEIAQIETIGL; from the coding sequence ATGCCGTTGACTACATACAATCACGTTTCAATTCCCTCCTTCATGTACGGCACTGCCTGGAAGAAGGAGACGACAACGGGACTCGTGCTGCAAGCGGTAGGAGCAGGTTTTAGGGCCATCGATACCGCTAACCAGCTTGTCCATTACGATGAGGCACGAGTGGGGGATGCCCTCTTGCGATTGTCTGAACAAGGCATCGCCCGTGACAAGCTGTTTTTGCAGACCAAGTTCACTCCCATCAACGGGCAGGATCATCGTCTCCCGTACGACGCGCAGGCGAGCATCACTGCACAAGTCCAACAATCGTTCGCTAGTTCCCTTGCGCATCTCCATACCGATTATCTCGACTCGTATGTGTTGCATGGACCCTATTCACGACGCGGGTTAGGGGCGGAGGATTGGGAGGTGTGGGCGGCGATCGAGTCTCTTTACGACGCGAGCAAGACGAAGATGATCGGGATCAGCAATGTCTCAGCGGAGCAGCTCACCCTGCTCTGCGCGAAAGCCAAGCACAAGCCGATGGTGGTGCAGAACCGTTGCTATGCGGCGTTCGGCTGGGATAAAGAAGTGCGTGAAGTATGCCAAGATAACCAAATAATGTATCAAGGATTTTCACTGTTGACCGCCAATCGGGAAGTGTTTGGTGATCAGGCCATTCGCACCATGGCCGCCAAGTATCAGACTGGCCTGGCTCAGATCGTGTTTCGCTTTTTGCAGCAGGTCGGCATGCTGCCTCTGACCGGTACGACGAATCCTCAACACATGAAGGAAGATCTCGAGTGCGAGCAGTTCAACTTGTTGCCGGAAGAAATTGCTCAGATTG
- a CDS encoding peptide chain release factor 3: MTTDTSFVSELAAAVARRRTFAIISHPDAGKTTLTEKLLLYSGLIRTAGMVRGRKGGKATASDWMGMEQERGISITASAMQFPYKGAVINLLDTPGHQDFSEDTYRTLTAADSAIMVIDAAKGVETQTRKLFAVCRMRRIPVLTLINKMDLPGRPPLDLMTEVEQALNIHASAINWPIGSGSDFVGIVTRADNQVQLFSRTMHGGATKVETNRVALAELGATGRVSHETMEEVFHDLELLEIAGNTFTRKQFLQGEVTPVFFASALTNFGVENFLDAFVELAPSPGARPADGDDGAERSVDPIDMPFSAYVFKLQANMNPKHRDSTAFLRICSGRFERDMVVKHHRLDREIRLARPHSLVAQERSTVEEAYPGDIVGIINPGVFAIGDTVSVAGGFNFKPLPQFQPEIFARLRPTDVGKRKSFDKGLTQMAQEGTVQIMRSLNDQEVLIAAVGRLQFEVLQYRLREEYRVETILDALPFACSAWLEGDPSTFKSPSASMIVKDQRDRVVVLFGDQLMKTIARDRNPDHVLRDMG; the protein is encoded by the coding sequence ATGACAACTGATACCTCATTTGTGAGTGAATTAGCTGCGGCCGTTGCGCGAAGGAGGACGTTTGCCATCATCAGTCACCCCGATGCCGGCAAGACGACCTTGACCGAAAAATTGCTCTTGTACTCCGGGCTCATCCGAACAGCCGGGATGGTACGGGGCCGCAAAGGGGGGAAGGCCACGGCATCCGATTGGATGGGAATGGAACAGGAGCGTGGAATCTCCATCACAGCCTCCGCGATGCAGTTTCCCTATAAAGGAGCGGTCATTAATTTGCTTGATACCCCTGGCCACCAGGACTTTTCTGAAGATACCTATCGCACGCTGACGGCGGCGGATAGTGCCATCATGGTCATTGATGCGGCCAAGGGTGTTGAAACACAGACCCGAAAGCTGTTCGCGGTGTGCCGCATGCGGCGGATTCCTGTGCTGACTTTGATCAATAAGATGGACTTGCCTGGACGTCCGCCTCTCGATTTGATGACGGAGGTCGAGCAGGCCTTGAACATTCATGCCAGCGCCATCAACTGGCCCATCGGGTCCGGGAGTGATTTCGTGGGTATTGTGACTCGTGCCGATAACCAGGTGCAGCTCTTCAGCAGAACCATGCATGGCGGGGCGACGAAGGTTGAGACAAATCGAGTGGCCTTGGCCGAACTCGGCGCGACCGGCCGAGTTTCACACGAGACGATGGAAGAGGTTTTCCACGATTTGGAGTTGTTGGAGATCGCTGGAAATACCTTCACACGCAAGCAGTTTCTTCAGGGTGAGGTCACTCCTGTCTTTTTTGCGTCGGCCCTGACGAATTTCGGGGTGGAAAACTTTCTTGATGCGTTCGTGGAGTTGGCGCCGAGTCCCGGTGCACGACCGGCGGATGGCGATGATGGGGCTGAGCGATCCGTCGATCCCATCGACATGCCGTTCAGTGCCTATGTCTTCAAACTCCAAGCCAACATGAACCCAAAGCATCGCGACAGCACGGCATTTCTTCGGATCTGTTCCGGCCGTTTTGAACGGGATATGGTCGTCAAACATCACCGGTTGGATCGCGAGATTCGATTGGCGAGGCCGCATAGTCTGGTGGCGCAGGAGCGGAGCACGGTCGAAGAGGCCTATCCGGGTGATATTGTCGGCATTATCAACCCCGGCGTGTTTGCCATCGGCGATACGGTTTCGGTGGCAGGCGGATTCAATTTTAAGCCGCTGCCGCAGTTCCAGCCAGAAATCTTTGCGCGTCTGAGGCCGACCGATGTCGGGAAACGCAAGTCCTTCGACAAAGGACTCACTCAGATGGCGCAGGAGGGTACCGTCCAGATCATGCGAAGTCTCAACGATCAGGAGGTCTTGATTGCCGCAGTTGGTCGTCTTCAGTTTGAGGTGCTACAGTATCGACTCCGCGAAGAGTACCGTGTGGAGACGATCTTGGATGCCCTGCCGTTTGCCTGCAGCGCATGGCTGGAAGGAGATCCTTCAACGTTCAAGTCACCGTCCGCCTCGATGATCGTCAAAGACCAGCGCGATCGGGTCGTCGTGCTCTTCGGTGATCAGTTGATGAAGACGATCGCGCGGGATCGGAATCCGGATCATGTGTTGCGGGACATGGGCTAG
- a CDS encoding YncE family protein — MKPLRFLTLTLGLLLTGTTSASAEILALINYESKANQPVRREGIAIMDIDPESVDFGKVLMEIPLPSDLVAHHIFFNRDRTKAYVTALGKSILHVVDLTKFPYRLRAIDVPDCQVGEDLVVSEDNRSWYLTCMGSSTVIVGDAVQDRPVKTISAPAPAEAFIAYPHGIAIHNGIDRVLVTSTVKPDMSEQGNTVTVLEASTGKVLSTHQIGSKPAPAKSAPVEIMFSPNADPPVVHITNMMENTLWAGVWDPRRKAFSFHQIDDFEPREQGMPLEMLYNAKGDRLFVTTAKPGFVNLYDNSDPRHPKFLKTIAAAAGAHHSVLSPDERYLFVQNSLLNLEGLSDGSITVIDLKQENVLGSIDTLKEQGFNPNCIMLLPNHFQPGGLRANMIGE; from the coding sequence ATGAAACCATTACGGTTCCTCACGTTGACTCTAGGACTGCTGCTTACAGGGACGACTTCAGCATCGGCTGAAATCCTTGCTCTGATTAACTATGAAAGCAAGGCGAACCAACCGGTAAGACGAGAAGGGATCGCGATCATGGATATCGATCCGGAGTCTGTGGATTTCGGCAAGGTCCTGATGGAGATTCCGCTTCCCTCTGATCTCGTGGCTCACCACATCTTCTTCAACCGGGATCGTACCAAAGCCTACGTGACGGCCTTGGGGAAAAGCATCTTGCACGTCGTGGACCTCACGAAGTTTCCCTATCGGCTACGCGCCATTGACGTCCCTGATTGTCAGGTCGGTGAAGATCTGGTCGTATCCGAAGATAACCGGAGCTGGTATCTCACCTGTATGGGTTCGTCCACGGTGATAGTGGGGGACGCCGTCCAGGACAGACCGGTCAAAACGATCAGCGCCCCAGCCCCCGCCGAAGCGTTTATTGCCTATCCTCACGGCATCGCGATTCACAACGGCATTGATCGGGTGCTCGTCACCAGTACGGTCAAGCCCGACATGTCTGAGCAGGGCAACACCGTAACGGTCCTGGAGGCGAGTACGGGGAAGGTACTCTCGACGCATCAAATAGGGTCGAAGCCGGCTCCGGCCAAATCGGCACCGGTCGAAATCATGTTCAGCCCCAATGCCGATCCTCCGGTCGTGCACATCACTAATATGATGGAGAATACGCTGTGGGCCGGAGTGTGGGATCCCAGGCGCAAGGCGTTTTCCTTCCATCAGATCGATGATTTTGAGCCGCGAGAACAGGGGATGCCGTTGGAAATGCTCTATAACGCGAAGGGAGACCGCCTGTTCGTCACGACAGCCAAACCAGGGTTTGTCAATCTGTACGACAACAGTGATCCGCGCCACCCGAAGTTTCTCAAGACCATTGCGGCTGCGGCCGGGGCGCATCATAGCGTGCTGTCACCAGATGAGCGCTATCTCTTTGTCCAGAATAGCCTCCTGAATTTGGAAGGGCTGAGCGATGGATCAATTACCGTGATCGATCTGAAACAGGAGAACGTTTTAGGGAGTATTGATACCCTGAAAGAGCAAGGGTTCAACCCTAACTGCATTATGTTGCTGCCGAATCATTTTCAACCTGGCGGCTTGCGAGCGAACATGATCGGCGAATGA
- a CDS encoding aldehyde dehydrogenase family protein: MSTNHIALRDLGIQAVNSGGSTGHHWWSGRNDGSLISSINPATGEQIAGVYPCSAEDYQRIMKESIEAFRTWRLVPAPKRGDLVRLIGQALREKKDQLGTLVSLEVGKIKAEGDGEVQEMIDMADFAVGQSRMLYGVTMQSERPAHRMSEQWHPLGPVGVITAFNFPVAVWAWNAFIAAIAGDTVIWKPSPKAPLCAVAVQQICNRVMQQQGYSGVFSLFIADQPPLAEQMVQDERLPLISFTGSVPVGRRVAALVGQRLGRTLLELSGNNAVIVDQTADLDMAVRAIVFGSVGTAGQRCTTTRRVFIHESRYEELVAMLVKAYAQVQIGNPLEKEVLMGPLIDQVAVENYRTALDEIKTEGGEILYGGRVLTRPGYFVEPTIVRAKHDWPIVQRETFAPILYVMPFQSIDEAIALQNNVPQGLSSAMFSNDIRHGEQFLSAAGSDCGIANLNIGTSGAEIGGAFGGEKDTGGGREAGSDSWKAYMRRQTNTVNWGTELPLAQGIKFGP, translated from the coding sequence ATGAGCACCAATCACATCGCCTTAAGAGACCTGGGAATCCAAGCCGTGAATTCAGGAGGAAGTACCGGTCATCACTGGTGGTCCGGGCGCAATGATGGGTCGCTCATCTCATCGATCAACCCTGCCACCGGGGAGCAAATCGCGGGAGTCTACCCTTGCTCAGCAGAGGATTATCAGCGGATCATGAAAGAATCCATTGAGGCATTTCGTACTTGGCGTCTGGTCCCTGCACCCAAACGCGGCGACCTCGTTCGACTCATTGGCCAAGCGCTTCGAGAGAAAAAGGATCAGCTGGGCACGCTCGTCTCCCTGGAAGTCGGTAAGATCAAAGCGGAAGGAGACGGCGAAGTACAAGAGATGATCGACATGGCCGATTTTGCCGTCGGCCAGTCACGGATGCTCTACGGCGTCACGATGCAATCAGAACGGCCTGCTCACCGGATGAGCGAACAATGGCACCCACTGGGGCCAGTCGGCGTCATCACAGCCTTCAACTTTCCCGTCGCAGTGTGGGCATGGAATGCCTTCATCGCCGCCATTGCCGGGGATACTGTCATCTGGAAACCATCGCCGAAGGCCCCGCTCTGTGCCGTCGCCGTGCAACAGATTTGTAACCGCGTGATGCAGCAGCAAGGGTATTCTGGGGTTTTTTCCTTATTCATCGCCGATCAACCGCCCCTCGCAGAGCAGATGGTACAGGATGAACGATTGCCTCTCATTTCATTCACCGGATCAGTTCCGGTAGGACGACGAGTGGCCGCGCTCGTCGGCCAGCGATTGGGACGGACGCTTCTGGAACTCAGCGGCAACAACGCCGTGATCGTCGACCAGACCGCCGACCTCGACATGGCGGTACGCGCCATCGTCTTCGGCTCTGTCGGGACCGCCGGCCAGCGCTGTACCACCACTCGGCGCGTGTTTATCCACGAGTCACGATATGAGGAACTCGTCGCCATGCTGGTGAAAGCCTATGCACAAGTCCAGATCGGTAATCCATTGGAGAAAGAAGTGCTGATGGGACCACTCATCGACCAGGTCGCTGTGGAGAACTATCGCACCGCCCTCGATGAGATCAAAACAGAAGGTGGCGAGATTCTGTACGGAGGACGCGTCCTGACTCGCCCTGGATATTTTGTCGAGCCGACGATCGTCCGAGCCAAGCATGACTGGCCGATCGTACAGCGTGAAACCTTTGCGCCGATCCTGTATGTCATGCCGTTCCAATCTATTGACGAGGCAATCGCGTTGCAGAACAACGTTCCACAAGGGCTCTCCTCGGCCATGTTTTCTAATGATATTCGGCATGGAGAGCAGTTTCTGTCGGCGGCTGGAAGCGATTGCGGGATCGCCAATCTCAACATTGGCACGTCCGGGGCTGAAATCGGCGGTGCGTTCGGCGGAGAAAAGGACACCGGCGGAGGGCGCGAAGCAGGATCAGATTCCTGGAAGGCATACATGCGCCGCCAAACCAATACGGTCAATTGGGGAACAGAGTTGCCGCTGGCACAAGGTATTAAGTTTGGCCCATAA
- a CDS encoding saccharopine dehydrogenase NADP-binding domain-containing protein encodes MNRVLILGAGKIGSLIACLLNQTNRYEVHLGDMTFDASKQLVERLELDRVTPCLLDVRHPDAVSTYLSTHHFDAILSSLPYFCNPTVAGLALTHNLHYFDLTEDVEVTNQIKVLSTGANQAFVPQCGLAPGFISIVAHDLMTHFKTLDMVKMRVGALPVHPSNALKYSLTWSTDGLINEYGNVCYGIEEGEKVPLQPLEGYETIELDGLLYEAFNTSGGLGTLADSYAGRVSTMNYKTLRYPGHCEKIHLLMKDLKLNEDRETLKRVLERAIPQTLQDVVLIYASVTGTKDGGLFEENYAKKIYPQCIKGTLWSAIQVTTASSACCVMDLVLNDPAQYHGFVTQESISLQTFVDNELGACFR; translated from the coding sequence ATGAATCGTGTGCTCATCCTTGGAGCCGGAAAGATCGGCTCACTCATTGCCTGCCTGCTGAATCAAACCAACCGGTATGAGGTTCATTTGGGCGACATGACGTTCGATGCGTCCAAGCAGTTGGTCGAACGTCTCGAGCTGGATCGGGTGACTCCCTGTTTGCTCGATGTGCGGCATCCCGACGCCGTCAGCACCTATCTTTCCACCCATCACTTCGATGCGATTCTTTCGAGCCTTCCCTATTTCTGCAACCCCACAGTTGCCGGTCTCGCCTTAACCCATAATCTTCACTACTTCGACCTCACTGAAGATGTGGAGGTCACGAACCAGATCAAAGTGCTCAGTACCGGAGCCAACCAGGCCTTCGTACCTCAATGCGGACTCGCACCAGGCTTTATTAGTATCGTCGCGCACGATCTCATGACTCATTTTAAAACATTGGACATGGTCAAGATGCGGGTCGGTGCCTTGCCGGTGCATCCCAGCAACGCGTTGAAGTATTCGCTCACCTGGTCCACAGACGGACTAATCAACGAATACGGCAATGTCTGCTATGGGATTGAAGAGGGAGAGAAAGTCCCTCTGCAGCCGCTCGAAGGATACGAGACCATCGAGCTCGATGGTCTGCTGTACGAGGCGTTCAATACGTCAGGAGGGTTGGGCACCTTGGCCGACAGTTATGCAGGAAGAGTCAGCACGATGAATTACAAAACGCTCCGCTACCCTGGCCACTGTGAGAAAATTCATTTGTTGATGAAAGACCTCAAGCTCAACGAAGACCGCGAGACACTCAAACGAGTACTGGAACGTGCAATCCCTCAAACCCTGCAAGACGTTGTGTTGATCTATGCGTCGGTGACAGGAACAAAGGACGGAGGTCTGTTCGAGGAGAATTACGCGAAAAAGATTTACCCACAATGCATCAAGGGTACACTGTGGTCGGCGATTCAAGTGACAACCGCTTCCAGCGCGTGCTGTGTCATGGATCTTGTCTTGAACGACCCTGCGCAGTACCATGGATTTGTCACGCAGGAATCCATCTCGCTACAGACATTTGTGGACAACGAATTAGGAGCCTGTTTCCGATGA
- a CDS encoding hemerythrin domain-containing protein, producing MSSRRYHTDGLVTQFLTEDHRRLETLLRSALHSGGPVDQPTYDQFRSGLLRHIGMEEKILLPTARRLRGGEPLALAARLRLDHGAIAALLMPTPTGDLVATLQKILAKHNLIEEGHEGLYETCDALAGTESELLPDLSVLPCADRPAVLDAVRRALERAGYGDLGDSSFL from the coding sequence ATGTCTTCACGAAGATATCACACCGATGGCCTGGTGACTCAGTTTCTGACAGAGGACCATCGTCGGTTAGAAACTCTCCTCCGCTCCGCTCTTCATTCAGGCGGTCCAGTTGATCAACCGACGTATGATCAGTTCCGATCTGGGTTGCTTCGCCATATCGGGATGGAGGAAAAGATCCTGTTGCCGACCGCGCGACGTCTCAGAGGCGGGGAACCGCTCGCACTGGCCGCCAGGCTCCGCCTCGATCACGGCGCCATCGCGGCCTTACTCATGCCGACTCCTACAGGCGATCTGGTTGCCACGCTCCAGAAGATCTTAGCGAAGCACAACCTCATTGAGGAGGGACACGAGGGTTTGTATGAGACCTGCGACGCATTAGCGGGTACTGAGAGCGAGCTGCTGCCAGACCTATCTGTTCTGCCGTGTGCCGATAGACCCGCTGTTCTGGATGCCGTCCGCCGCGCATTAGAGCGGGCCGGCTACGGAGATCTCGGAGACTCATCTTTCCTGTGA
- a CDS encoding HNH nuclease family protein, translating into MEARMVPPSHKPSYRQRALRLFPWVCAHCGREFDGKKLSLLTIHHKDHNHDNNPLDGSNWELLCLYCHDNEHQRDQVGGQPNDSPSSREPERPFTPFAQLADLLKRNTAA; encoded by the coding sequence ATGGAGGCTCGTATGGTACCGCCCAGCCACAAGCCATCCTATCGCCAACGTGCATTGAGGCTATTCCCTTGGGTCTGTGCCCATTGCGGTCGTGAATTCGACGGCAAAAAGCTCAGCCTCCTCACGATCCATCACAAAGACCACAACCATGACAATAATCCCCTGGACGGCAGCAACTGGGAATTGCTCTGTCTCTACTGTCACGACAACGAGCATCAGCGCGATCAGGTAGGTGGCCAACCGAACGACTCGCCGTCGAGCCGTGAACCGGAGCGCCCCTTCACACCCTTCGCCCAGCTTGCCGACCTGCTCAAACGCAATACGGCAGCCTGA
- a CDS encoding DUF202 domain-containing protein yields the protein MDTRIRDQLAHPRTELADKRTLPAYIRTALGFVIVGVLAVWWMDYPYLQALGGLSLVVGVGCVGIGIQRFMAARRFIA from the coding sequence GTGGATACACGGATTCGAGATCAACTAGCCCACCCGCGAACTGAATTGGCCGATAAGCGCACCCTGCCGGCTTATATCAGAACTGCGTTAGGTTTTGTGATCGTCGGCGTCCTCGCTGTGTGGTGGATGGATTATCCCTACCTTCAGGCGTTGGGTGGGCTGTCGCTCGTGGTGGGAGTGGGGTGCGTGGGGATCGGTATACAACGGTTCATGGCGGCGCGACGCTTTATCGCTTGA
- a CDS encoding class I SAM-dependent methyltransferase — protein MMTSTTMGEMDGLKARLKSIWTAGDYDRFSRYMEGGAREFYERLNIAPDSQLLDVACGAGQLALMAAKDGIGATGVDIAGNLVERARVRAQAEALTVRFHEADAEALPFDDASFDVVVSLIGAMFAPRPELVAQELLRVCEPGGTIAMANWTPQGFVGQMFKTVSKFIAPSGMPSPVLWGNEPTVRERLGHGLSQLSLTKRQYLFSYPFPPVEVVEFFCRYYGPTNRAFASLDVDGQAQMRQELETLWSAHNRAEANCTTVFAEYLEVIGIRA, from the coding sequence ATCATGACGAGCACAACGATGGGAGAAATGGACGGTCTCAAGGCTCGGCTCAAATCGATTTGGACAGCTGGCGACTACGATCGATTTTCGCGGTACATGGAAGGCGGCGCGCGAGAATTTTACGAGCGACTCAACATCGCGCCGGATAGCCAATTGTTGGACGTCGCCTGTGGGGCCGGTCAGCTGGCACTGATGGCGGCAAAAGACGGCATCGGGGCGACCGGTGTGGATATCGCCGGCAACTTGGTGGAGCGAGCACGGGTACGGGCGCAAGCAGAAGCCTTGACCGTCCGGTTTCATGAGGCTGATGCCGAAGCACTTCCATTCGACGATGCCAGTTTCGACGTGGTCGTCAGTCTGATCGGCGCAATGTTCGCTCCGCGGCCTGAACTGGTTGCCCAAGAATTGCTTCGTGTCTGCGAGCCGGGAGGCACCATCGCTATGGCCAATTGGACGCCGCAGGGATTCGTCGGGCAGATGTTCAAGACGGTGTCAAAGTTCATTGCGCCGTCCGGCATGCCGTCGCCGGTCTTGTGGGGTAATGAGCCGACGGTTCGTGAGCGGCTTGGCCATGGACTTTCACAGCTCAGTCTCACGAAGCGGCAGTACCTCTTTAGCTATCCTTTTCCACCGGTGGAGGTCGTAGAGTTTTTTTGTCGGTATTACGGGCCGACCAACCGAGCGTTCGCATCGCTTGATGTCGATGGGCAAGCGCAGATGCGGCAAGAGCTCGAAACCCTCTGGTCGGCGCACAATCGCGCTGAAGCAAATTGCACCACGGTCTTTGCGGAGTATCTAGAAGTCATCGGTATTCGGGCATAA